A genomic stretch from Natronomonas gomsonensis includes:
- a CDS encoding AI-2E family transporter — protein sequence MVSESSRGRLAWWGVGLAFAIVVAATFYAFVGTVVTALFLYYVSRPLYRHLRGHLRPTFAAAASLLCLSVPVILLLAYTTAVALQELRTLAQTVDLGPVQSIVSPYFDVSALVEDPATLFQNPDVVDALLVVFDGIYDYLPFVVSVLLHLFVALALTFYLLRDGPKLAGWVRDVFGDEAGVLDAYGTAVDRDLKSVYFGNILNAVIAAVIGTITYSLLNLVAPPGLAVPYPALLGILVGVTSLVPVVGMKLVYVPVGGLLFGQALLRGDPLWFPVVFFVISGILIDFIPDLLLRPYVSGRNLHVGLVMVAYILGPLLFGWYGLFLGPLLLVLVFHFARFVLPELLDGTPIQPIVVSPAALRQSHHSSPTAAESVAAESDVTDSTESEPVEEDAGDDKREDTQ from the coding sequence ATGGTCAGCGAATCCTCCCGTGGCCGACTGGCGTGGTGGGGCGTCGGTCTCGCTTTCGCCATCGTCGTCGCCGCGACGTTCTACGCCTTCGTTGGGACGGTCGTCACGGCCCTGTTTCTGTACTACGTCTCGCGGCCGCTGTACCGCCACCTGCGTGGACACCTCCGCCCGACGTTCGCCGCCGCAGCATCGCTCCTCTGTCTTTCCGTCCCAGTCATTCTCCTGTTGGCGTACACGACCGCGGTCGCGCTACAGGAACTCAGAACGCTCGCTCAAACCGTCGACTTGGGTCCGGTCCAGAGCATCGTCTCGCCGTACTTCGACGTGTCGGCGCTCGTCGAAGACCCGGCGACGCTGTTCCAAAACCCCGACGTCGTCGACGCACTTCTCGTCGTCTTCGACGGGATTTACGACTACCTTCCCTTCGTCGTCTCGGTGCTCCTGCACCTGTTCGTCGCGCTCGCGCTCACGTTCTACCTGCTCCGTGACGGGCCGAAACTCGCCGGCTGGGTGCGCGACGTTTTCGGCGACGAGGCGGGTGTCCTCGACGCCTACGGCACGGCGGTCGACCGCGACCTCAAGAGCGTCTACTTCGGTAACATCCTCAACGCCGTCATCGCGGCCGTCATCGGCACCATCACCTACAGCCTGCTGAACCTCGTCGCCCCGCCCGGGCTCGCAGTCCCATACCCGGCGCTGTTGGGCATTCTCGTCGGCGTCACCAGTCTCGTTCCAGTGGTCGGAATGAAACTGGTGTACGTCCCGGTCGGCGGATTGCTGTTCGGACAGGCGCTGCTCCGGGGCGACCCACTGTGGTTTCCCGTGGTGTTCTTCGTCATCTCGGGGATTCTCATCGATTTCATTCCGGACCTCCTCCTGCGCCCGTACGTCTCCGGCCGGAATCTCCACGTCGGGCTCGTGATGGTGGCCTACATCCTCGGACCACTGTTGTTCGGCTGGTACGGGCTGTTCCTTGGACCGCTGTTGCTCGTGTTGGTGTTTCACTTCGCCCGCTTCGTCCTCCCGGAACTGCTCGACGGCACGCCGATTCAGCCGATAGTTGTCTCACCCGCCGCGCTGCGGCAGTCACACCATAGCAGTCCCACTGCAGCGGAGTCGGTGGCGGCCGAGTCCGACGTGACTGACTCCACCGAGTCCGAACCGGTCGAAGAGGATGCGGGAGACGACAAACGTGAGGACACTCAGTAA
- a CDS encoding class-III pyridoxal-phosphate-dependent aminotransferase yields MDRETTSPQVDEIPGPNARERVDFHRSLAAPSTYVYEFVWDVTEPAIGPFCTDADGNVLMDFTGHVPAAPLGYNNPELLERMDAFDMIDPVKIAGQDFYSTAGDPADVDFPGPPELMERLVDASPERFDTVFLSNSGAEAVENGLKISYDRTGGKYAITFEGAFHGRTLGTLSLNRSKEIYRREFPEIGPVHDVPFCRDGSCTAATCECGFFAGDTTKLRRMLDPETGYVNAEEVAYLILEPIQGEGGYHVPSDAFMREVADICERHDIVLIADEIQSGMGRTGDFWASDGFPIEPDIICAAKGARVGATIANESIFPEEESRLSSTWGAGDIVDSMQGALTIDVIHEENLLDNAVTRGEQATAELDDATLPGAIDIRGRGLMLAVEFDTKERRDDVQDEAMKRGLLTLGCGYKTLRLLPPLDVREREITMAIGLLSDAAEAAA; encoded by the coding sequence ATGGACCGCGAGACGACCTCGCCGCAGGTCGACGAGATACCCGGACCGAACGCCCGAGAGCGGGTCGATTTCCATCGGTCGCTTGCCGCCCCGAGTACGTACGTCTACGAGTTCGTCTGGGACGTGACCGAACCCGCAATCGGACCGTTCTGTACGGACGCCGATGGCAACGTCCTCATGGACTTCACCGGCCACGTCCCCGCCGCGCCGCTGGGGTACAACAACCCCGAACTGCTCGAACGGATGGACGCCTTCGACATGATAGACCCGGTGAAGATAGCCGGACAGGATTTTTACTCGACGGCCGGTGACCCCGCTGACGTGGATTTTCCGGGGCCGCCGGAGTTGATGGAGCGTCTAGTCGACGCCTCTCCGGAACGCTTCGATACGGTCTTTCTCTCGAACTCCGGCGCCGAAGCCGTCGAAAACGGCCTGAAAATCAGCTACGACCGGACCGGCGGGAAATACGCCATCACCTTCGAGGGGGCCTTCCACGGCCGGACGCTGGGGACGCTGTCGTTGAACCGCTCGAAGGAGATCTACCGCCGTGAGTTCCCCGAAATCGGCCCCGTCCACGACGTGCCGTTCTGTCGGGACGGGAGTTGTACGGCGGCGACGTGTGAGTGTGGGTTCTTCGCGGGCGACACCACGAAACTCCGGCGGATGTTGGACCCCGAGACGGGGTACGTCAACGCCGAGGAGGTGGCGTATCTCATCCTCGAACCGATACAGGGCGAAGGCGGGTACCACGTCCCCAGCGACGCGTTCATGCGAGAGGTCGCCGACATCTGTGAGCGCCACGACATCGTGCTCATCGCCGACGAAATCCAATCCGGGATGGGACGTACCGGCGACTTCTGGGCCTCCGACGGCTTCCCAATCGAACCCGACATCATCTGTGCGGCGAAGGGCGCCCGCGTCGGTGCGACCATCGCCAACGAGTCGATTTTTCCCGAGGAGGAGTCACGGCTCTCCTCGACGTGGGGGGCCGGTGACATCGTCGACTCCATGCAGGGCGCGCTCACCATCGACGTGATTCACGAGGAAAACTTACTCGACAACGCCGTCACTCGGGGCGAGCAGGCGACCGCGGAACTCGACGACGCGACCCTTCCGGGAGCCATCGACATCAGGGGTCGGGGGCTGATGCTCGCCGTCGAGTTCGACACCAAAGAACGCCGCGACGACGTACAGGACGAGGCGATGAAACGCGGCCTGTTGACGCTCGGCTGTGGCTACAAGACGCTCCGGCTACTGCCGCCGCTGGACGTTCGGGAACGCGAAATCACGATGGCAATCGGGTTGCTGTCGGACGCTGCGGAAGCGGCCGCCTGA
- a CDS encoding MgtC/SapB family protein: MSSLGPVVLDDSVVALVLAAALGLFLGLEREWSEKTAGIRTFSLVSLSAAVFTILEEPLLLVAGALLVVALGVVLGVQGLLGQVDTLSLTTSASLLVAYGVGALVAAGFVVEGVTVAVVSSFVLVLREELHGIAEALSREEVRSGTEFAILAFVVYPLLPTGEQSLSVATLSVSFEPRVVWLMVVFVAGIGIVNYAIVRMYGGRGIVVTGFFGGLASSTAVVGAILDHVGQSREVTDYGVAAVLLANASMALRNLAIAVVFTLGAGVLYEPLIPLGAVIVGAVVVAATTADWSSTIEMELDTPFTLRYALGVGALFLAVLLGGGFAEAQFGTGGLYVAALLAGLVSSAGATASAVVLYSNGSVTAPEATIAILLATAASIAVKAGLSAMSPNRAFARSVLLRSAAVLGVAAVVTALVFIA, translated from the coding sequence ATGAGTTCCCTGGGCCCGGTGGTGTTGGACGACAGCGTGGTCGCGCTCGTGTTGGCGGCGGCGCTGGGGCTGTTTCTCGGCCTCGAACGCGAGTGGTCCGAGAAGACCGCCGGCATCCGGACCTTCTCGCTCGTCAGCCTCTCTGCGGCGGTGTTCACCATCCTCGAGGAACCGCTGTTGCTCGTCGCCGGGGCGTTGCTGGTCGTCGCGTTGGGCGTCGTCCTCGGCGTGCAGGGACTGCTCGGACAGGTCGATACGCTCTCGCTTACGACCTCGGCGTCGCTGCTGGTCGCCTACGGCGTCGGCGCGTTGGTCGCCGCGGGGTTCGTCGTCGAGGGGGTGACGGTCGCGGTCGTCTCCTCGTTCGTCCTCGTGTTGCGAGAGGAACTGCACGGCATCGCCGAGGCCCTCTCGCGAGAGGAGGTCCGCTCCGGAACCGAGTTCGCCATCCTCGCGTTCGTCGTCTACCCCCTGTTGCCGACCGGCGAACAGAGCCTCTCGGTCGCCACACTCTCGGTGTCCTTCGAACCGCGGGTCGTCTGGTTGATGGTCGTGTTCGTCGCCGGTATCGGCATCGTTAACTACGCCATCGTCAGGATGTACGGCGGTCGCGGCATCGTCGTCACGGGGTTTTTCGGCGGGTTGGCCTCCTCGACGGCCGTCGTCGGGGCGATACTCGACCACGTCGGCCAGAGCCGGGAGGTGACCGACTACGGCGTGGCGGCGGTGCTGTTGGCGAACGCCTCGATGGCGCTCCGGAACCTCGCTATCGCCGTCGTGTTCACGCTCGGTGCTGGGGTTCTCTACGAACCACTGATTCCCCTCGGGGCGGTCATCGTGGGTGCGGTCGTCGTCGCGGCGACCACGGCCGACTGGTCTTCGACTATCGAAATGGAACTGGACACGCCGTTTACGCTTCGGTACGCCCTCGGTGTCGGCGCCCTGTTCCTCGCGGTGCTGTTGGGCGGCGGCTTCGCGGAAGCGCAGTTCGGCACCGGCGGACTGTACGTCGCCGCGCTGCTCGCCGGGTTGGTCTCCAGTGCGGGCGCGACCGCCTCTGCGGTCGTTCTCTACTCCAACGGGAGCGTCACTGCCCCGGAGGCGACGATTGCCATTCTGCTGGCGACGGCCGCCAGCATCGCCGTCAAGGCGGGGTTGAGCGCGATGTCGCCGAACCGGGCGTTCGCTCGGAGCGTTCTCCTCCGAAGCGCCGCGGTGCTGGGCGTCGCTGCCGTCGTGACTGCACTGGTCTTCATCGCCTGA
- a CDS encoding NADPH-dependent FMN reductase, which yields MTDVRVAALVGSLRDDSYTRLACEEALDAAGEFDGVETDCIDLRTFDLPVYDADEDGAGDAEVLRERVTAADSVILGTPVYHASYSSALKNALDYCGFDEFDETTVGLLCVAGGSFPTTTLDHLRSVGRSVNAWVVPHQVALPRVKNAFEDGVLTDDDARKRIHTLGRRMVEYANIEPDPRTMEAEQNVGADD from the coding sequence ATGACCGATGTACGAGTCGCCGCCCTCGTGGGCAGCCTCCGCGACGACAGTTACACGCGGTTGGCCTGCGAGGAGGCGCTTGACGCTGCCGGCGAGTTCGACGGCGTCGAGACGGACTGTATCGACCTTCGAACGTTCGACCTCCCGGTGTACGACGCCGACGAAGACGGCGCTGGTGATGCCGAAGTGCTCAGAGAGCGCGTGACGGCTGCGGACTCGGTGATTCTCGGCACACCCGTGTATCACGCCTCCTACTCCTCGGCGCTGAAGAACGCACTCGATTACTGCGGCTTCGACGAGTTCGACGAGACTACCGTCGGCTTGCTGTGTGTCGCCGGTGGGTCGTTCCCGACGACGACGCTGGACCACCTGCGGTCGGTCGGCCGGTCGGTCAACGCGTGGGTCGTCCCCCATCAGGTCGCACTTCCACGCGTCAAAAACGCCTTCGAGGACGGCGTACTGACCGACGACGACGCCCGAAAGCGCATCCACACTCTCGGCCGACGGATGGTCGAGTACGCCAACATCGAGCCAGACCCGCGGACGATGGAGGCCGAACAGAACGTCGGCGCCGACGATTGA
- a CDS encoding A/G-specific adenine glycosylase, with amino-acid sequence MTDAAEFLPEDPDAVQSALVEWYEADHREYPWRQTTDPYEILVSEVMSQQTQLDRVVDAWTDFLEEWPTVEALAAADRADVVGFWTDHSLGYNNRAKYLHEAATEVLEEHGGEFPEIPEGLQELMGVGPYTANAVASFAFNNGDAVVDTNVKRVLYRAFDVPDDDDAFAVVASELLPDGASRVWNNAIMELGGVACEKQPNCDEAGCPWRAWCHAYESGDFTAPDVPTQPEFEGSRRQMRGRVVATLREFDELTLDELGPRVRVDYSPDGEYGREWLRGLLEDLEADGLVELDGEDEEPVAGLQK; translated from the coding sequence ATGACCGACGCCGCCGAGTTCCTCCCCGAAGACCCCGATGCGGTGCAGTCGGCGCTCGTCGAGTGGTACGAGGCCGACCACCGCGAGTACCCCTGGCGGCAGACGACGGACCCCTACGAGATTCTGGTCTCCGAGGTTATGAGCCAGCAGACCCAACTCGACCGCGTGGTCGATGCGTGGACCGATTTCCTCGAGGAGTGGCCCACCGTCGAGGCGCTGGCGGCCGCCGACCGCGCCGACGTGGTCGGCTTCTGGACCGACCACTCGCTGGGGTACAACAACCGCGCGAAGTACCTTCACGAGGCCGCAACCGAAGTCCTCGAAGAACACGGCGGCGAGTTTCCAGAAATACCGGAGGGACTACAGGAGTTGATGGGCGTCGGTCCCTACACCGCAAACGCCGTCGCCTCATTCGCGTTCAACAACGGCGACGCGGTGGTCGATACGAACGTCAAGCGCGTGCTGTATCGGGCCTTCGACGTGCCCGATGACGACGACGCCTTCGCTGTCGTGGCGTCGGAACTGCTGCCCGACGGAGCGTCGCGGGTCTGGAACAACGCGATAATGGAGTTGGGCGGCGTCGCCTGCGAAAAGCAGCCGAACTGCGACGAGGCCGGCTGTCCGTGGCGAGCGTGGTGTCACGCCTACGAGAGCGGCGACTTCACGGCACCCGACGTACCGACACAACCCGAATTCGAGGGGTCGCGTCGGCAGATGCGGGGTCGCGTCGTCGCGACGCTCCGGGAGTTCGATGAACTCACCCTCGACGAACTCGGGCCACGCGTCCGCGTCGACTACTCGCCAGACGGTGAGTACGGCCGTGAGTGGCTCCGTGGACTGCTCGAGGACCTCGAAGCCGACGGATTGGTCGAACTCGACGGCGAGGACGAAGAGCCAGTCGCAGGACTGCAGAAGTGA